A window of Christiangramia forsetii KT0803 contains these coding sequences:
- a CDS encoding adenine phosphoribosyltransferase has translation MELKSYVREIADFPKKGVSYKDITPLLLDPEAMRLAVKLFMKNLPHGKIDKVVGIESRGFFFATMLAEKLNAGFIPVRKPGKLPHRTHKENYDLEYGSDSLEIHEDAIKKGEKVLLHDDVLATGGTAAATCKLIEKCGGEIVQCNFLVELEFLKGVDKLKGYDVCSLIKYS, from the coding sequence ATGGAATTAAAATCTTATGTGAGGGAAATAGCAGATTTTCCAAAAAAAGGAGTAAGTTATAAAGATATTACTCCTCTTCTGCTAGATCCTGAAGCGATGCGACTGGCCGTAAAACTTTTTATGAAAAACTTACCTCATGGTAAAATTGATAAAGTAGTTGGAATAGAATCTCGTGGTTTTTTCTTCGCTACAATGCTGGCAGAAAAGTTAAATGCTGGATTCATACCCGTTCGTAAGCCCGGAAAACTACCTCACAGGACTCATAAGGAAAATTATGATCTGGAATATGGAAGTGATTCCTTAGAGATACATGAAGATGCTATTAAAAAGGGAGAAAAGGTTTTACTGCATGATGATGTACTTGCCACTGGAGGAACTGCCGCTGCAACCTGTAAATTAATTGAAAAGTGTGGTGGAGAGATCGTTCAGTGTAACTTCCTGGTTGAACTCGAATTTTTAAAGGGTGTAGATAAGCTGAAGGGGTATGATGTATGTTCTTTAATTAAATACTCTTAA
- a CDS encoding DUF2461 domain-containing protein encodes MSFCKLFGFLRDLNKNNHKEWMDEHRKEYYEVRDFYIEWLNQLDIKLAKVDPDYSPTTGKQAINRINNNLLFHPNKPVYKDHFGAGLDKEKGKGDFYIHIGINESFVAGGLYKPKKEMLDSIRAAIDYNGEKFKKILNKKSFKNTFGELMEDEKLKTSPKAYSKDHEHIDLLRNKSFAVMHSLTHKEIVNDDFQEQLIEIYKEMLPFRNYLNNAVTV; translated from the coding sequence ATGAGCTTTTGTAAATTGTTTGGATTTCTACGGGATCTCAATAAGAATAACCATAAGGAATGGATGGATGAACATAGAAAAGAATATTATGAAGTAAGAGATTTCTATATAGAATGGCTAAATCAATTAGATATAAAATTAGCTAAGGTAGATCCTGATTACTCGCCAACAACAGGAAAACAGGCGATTAATAGAATTAATAATAATCTTCTTTTTCATCCAAATAAGCCGGTATATAAAGATCATTTTGGAGCTGGTTTGGATAAGGAAAAAGGGAAAGGTGATTTTTACATTCATATAGGGATAAATGAAAGTTTTGTGGCTGGAGGATTATACAAGCCTAAAAAGGAAATGCTTGATAGTATTAGAGCTGCAATAGATTATAACGGTGAAAAATTTAAGAAGATCCTAAATAAAAAATCATTTAAAAATACTTTTGGAGAGCTGATGGAGGATGAAAAATTAAAAACTTCGCCAAAAGCTTATTCTAAGGATCACGAGCATATAGACCTTTTGAGAAATAAGAGTTTTGCGGTAATGCATTCCCTTACCCATAAAGAAATTGTAAATGATGATTTTCAAGAGCAGCTTATTGAAATTTATAAGGAAATGCTACCTTTCCGAAATTACCTGAATAATGCAGTAACTGTTTAA
- a CDS encoding TonB-dependent receptor has translation MKRLLLLFTVAILNIVTAEAQVTTAEISGDVFYEGDTPLPGANVTAVHTPTGTTYGAVTNFDGGFNLLNLRVGGPYKISVSYVGFKTSILEGVELNLGQTYNVEIEMVSDATQLDAVVINASKNQIINSDRTGAETNVGRRELKTLPTISRSASDFYRLEPTASSNGSFGGRNDQFNNFSLDGSIFNNPFGLDAATPGGQTNAQPVSLDAIDQIQVSTAPYDVTQAGFTGASVNAVTKSGTNEIKGTVYGFFRNEDMTGDKVGGDDIVVPDLKQAQYGVSIGAPIIKNKLFVFANFEMDDREDLGSNFLANRPGLTGSNVSRVTAEDLDYVSNQLSSLGYETGAYEGYTHETGSTKGIVKLDWNINQKHRLAFIYNFLDASRDLPANPEAIGRRGPDFTTLQFRNSGYTINNKINSWLVELNSNFGNNISNKFQAGYTFFDDSRDPFSAPAPPINIQKNGVRYIVAGHEPFSINNRLEQNVYQITNNLNIVSGNHTFTFGGSFERFDFDNSFNLGAYDFAGNPDQGTGPVSTFFDAFTSVRIDPNNPGGSFEEGINNGTVEAALNNAQNIFDSNNANDSWALAETNVGQLAFYAQDKWKITDDFTFTYGLRVDKPLYFDTKDKIQENIDRLAGGTFPDGDYQPGITYFDEDGDEVMLNSLELPSNDLLWSPRLGFNWDVMGNNQLQLRGGTGIFTGRLPFVWIGNQVANPAFFFYQTTAPDFKFPQVWRNSLGADYRFENGLVATTDIIYTKDINGQMVRNYGLSTPSGTLNGVDSRPVYLDSDRALNEFGGVTNAYVFTNTDVGYSFNWSVKLAKSFEKDFYASIAYNYLESEDASSIDAEISSDAYDRNPALGNVNRAVSTPSRYGDKHRIVGQLNKVFNYGKDNRWSTSIGAFYEYAQGGRFSYTYSGDINNDGSVLNDLIYIPTQSELEQYRFTGSSTEQDAQRQAFEQFIQQDDYLSDKRGEYAGKYDILSPWKGRWDVKILQDYNFKVGEKTNTIQLSLDILNFGNLLNSDWGVIEIPVNDQPIGVSIDENNSPVYTFGDQNRTFTNDFSLQSRWQAQVGLRYIF, from the coding sequence ATGAAACGACTATTACTACTATTTACAGTAGCAATTTTAAACATTGTAACAGCCGAAGCTCAGGTCACAACCGCTGAGATTAGTGGAGATGTTTTTTACGAAGGGGATACGCCACTTCCGGGAGCAAATGTTACAGCTGTTCACACACCTACTGGAACAACTTATGGAGCTGTCACCAATTTTGATGGAGGCTTTAACCTTTTAAACCTAAGAGTTGGCGGACCGTATAAAATTTCTGTAAGCTACGTTGGCTTCAAAACTTCTATATTGGAGGGAGTAGAATTAAATCTTGGACAAACCTACAACGTAGAAATTGAAATGGTTTCTGATGCTACACAACTTGATGCTGTGGTGATTAATGCCTCTAAAAACCAGATAATCAATAGTGATCGTACTGGTGCTGAAACTAATGTAGGCAGAAGAGAATTAAAGACTTTACCTACCATATCAAGGTCGGCTTCAGATTTTTATAGATTAGAACCAACAGCTTCCAGTAATGGATCTTTTGGAGGTAGAAATGATCAATTCAATAACTTTAGCCTTGATGGATCAATTTTCAACAACCCATTTGGGCTTGATGCTGCAACACCCGGAGGGCAAACAAATGCGCAACCTGTTTCATTAGATGCCATAGACCAAATTCAGGTTTCTACAGCTCCATACGACGTCACTCAAGCTGGTTTTACTGGCGCTTCTGTGAACGCTGTAACTAAAAGCGGTACAAATGAAATTAAGGGAACAGTTTATGGTTTTTTCCGAAATGAAGATATGACTGGAGATAAAGTAGGAGGTGATGATATTGTCGTTCCAGACCTTAAGCAAGCGCAATATGGAGTTAGTATTGGTGCTCCAATTATTAAAAATAAACTATTTGTATTTGCAAATTTTGAAATGGATGACCGAGAAGACCTTGGTTCTAACTTTTTAGCAAATAGACCAGGCCTAACCGGGTCTAATGTTTCCAGAGTTACTGCTGAAGATCTTGATTATGTATCTAATCAATTATCTTCTTTAGGTTATGAAACCGGAGCATATGAAGGCTATACGCATGAAACAGGTTCTACAAAAGGAATTGTAAAATTAGACTGGAATATTAACCAAAAACATCGGTTAGCTTTCATTTATAATTTTCTTGATGCTTCAAGAGATCTTCCTGCAAACCCGGAAGCGATTGGGAGAAGAGGCCCAGACTTTACAACGCTTCAGTTTAGAAATTCTGGATATACCATCAATAATAAAATTAACTCCTGGTTAGTAGAATTAAACTCTAATTTTGGAAATAATATTTCGAATAAATTTCAGGCTGGTTATACTTTCTTTGATGACAGTCGTGATCCTTTCTCCGCTCCTGCTCCACCTATCAACATTCAGAAAAACGGAGTTAGATATATCGTTGCAGGTCATGAACCTTTCTCTATCAATAACAGATTAGAACAAAACGTTTACCAGATCACCAACAACTTAAACATTGTATCAGGTAATCATACCTTCACATTTGGTGGTAGTTTTGAGAGATTTGATTTTGATAACTCTTTCAACCTTGGAGCTTATGATTTTGCTGGAAATCCAGATCAAGGAACTGGTCCTGTTAGCACTTTCTTTGATGCTTTTACCAGCGTTAGAATAGATCCTAACAATCCTGGAGGTTCTTTTGAAGAAGGAATCAACAATGGGACTGTTGAAGCTGCTCTTAATAACGCACAAAACATTTTCGACTCCAATAATGCAAATGACAGTTGGGCTCTAGCTGAAACCAATGTTGGTCAACTTGCTTTTTATGCTCAGGATAAATGGAAAATTACAGATGATTTTACCTTTACTTATGGTCTTCGTGTAGATAAACCTCTATATTTTGATACTAAAGATAAAATCCAGGAAAATATAGACCGTCTTGCTGGTGGGACTTTCCCTGATGGCGATTACCAGCCAGGCATTACCTATTTTGATGAAGATGGAGATGAAGTAATGCTAAATAGTCTTGAACTTCCTTCTAACGACTTATTATGGTCACCAAGATTAGGGTTTAATTGGGATGTAATGGGTAACAACCAGCTGCAATTACGAGGAGGAACCGGAATATTTACAGGTAGACTTCCATTTGTATGGATAGGAAACCAGGTTGCTAATCCCGCCTTCTTCTTCTATCAAACTACTGCACCAGATTTTAAATTTCCACAGGTTTGGAGAAACAGTTTGGGAGCCGATTATAGATTTGAAAATGGTCTTGTAGCAACGACAGATATTATTTACACAAAAGACATCAATGGCCAGATGGTAAGAAATTACGGACTTTCAACACCATCTGGAACCTTAAATGGAGTTGACAGCCGTCCTGTTTATCTTGATAGTGACAGAGCCTTAAATGAATTTGGAGGAGTTACAAACGCATATGTATTTACTAATACAGATGTTGGATACTCTTTCAACTGGTCTGTTAAACTAGCTAAGAGTTTTGAAAAAGATTTTTATGCTAGTATAGCCTATAATTACCTGGAATCAGAAGATGCAAGTTCTATCGACGCTGAAATTTCAAGTGATGCATACGATAGAAATCCTGCGTTAGGGAATGTTAACAGAGCGGTAAGTACTCCTTCAAGATACGGCGACAAACATAGAATTGTTGGGCAGTTGAATAAAGTATTCAACTATGGAAAAGACAATCGTTGGAGTACTTCTATTGGTGCTTTTTATGAATATGCTCAGGGAGGCAGGTTCTCTTATACTTATTCAGGAGACATCAATAATGACGGATCTGTTTTGAATGATCTTATTTATATTCCTACTCAATCTGAACTTGAACAATATAGATTTACAGGAAGTTCAACTGAACAAGATGCGCAGAGACAGGCATTTGAGCAGTTTATTCAGCAAGACGATTACCTTAGTGATAAACGCGGCGAATATGCTGGGAAATATGATATTCTTAGCCCCTGGAAAGGTCGCTGGGACGTAAAAATACTTCAGGATTATAACTTCAAGGTTGGGGAAAAGACAAATACTATCCAGTTAAGTCTTGATATCCTTAATTTTGGCAACCTATTAAATTCTGATTGGGGAGTAATTGAAATTCCTGTGAATGACCAGCCAATTGGGGTAAGCATCGATGAGAATAATTCTCCTGTTTACACCTTTGGAGACCAAAATAGAACTTTTACCAATGATTTTAGCCTTCAATCAAGATGGCAGGCACAAGTTGGTTTACGCTATATTTTCTAA